Proteins from one Rubripirellula tenax genomic window:
- a CDS encoding cobalamin biosynthesis protein — MAAHVNPYEAPHHGTLDFTRRGITLIPRPLAAHTRKVVNRFGLFQLVWPIAVAYWTDTFVLDFWALFIATNGLRVTPASFKRFPWTAVMCFVYPVAFVVSATTHDPWDIWNWIPSRLSPVLLMQLASATWAVYAIWCILRCYFSHQRIPDGGSPGTPPTSHP, encoded by the coding sequence GTGGCCGCACACGTGAATCCATACGAAGCACCACACCATGGGACGCTCGACTTTACACGGCGCGGTATCACGCTCATTCCGCGTCCTCTTGCCGCGCACACGCGAAAGGTCGTCAACCGCTTCGGGCTGTTCCAACTTGTCTGGCCGATCGCTGTTGCGTATTGGACCGACACGTTTGTTCTTGACTTCTGGGCGTTGTTCATCGCAACCAACGGCTTGCGCGTTACGCCCGCGTCATTCAAACGTTTCCCATGGACCGCCGTGATGTGTTTTGTCTACCCCGTTGCATTTGTCGTTTCCGCGACCACTCATGACCCTTGGGATATTTGGAACTGGATTCCTTCTCGGCTCTCGCCGGTGCTCCTGATGCAACTTGCCTCGGCTACCTGGGCCGTATACGCTATTTGGTGCATCCTGCGATGCTACTTCTCGCACCAACGCATCCCAGACGGCGGATCTCCAGGAACACCACCCACTTCCCACCCGTGA
- a CDS encoding addiction module protein has protein sequence MTVEQAISDIASLPLEEQLLVVQAIWDRMPQDAGTSLTNQQRAELDRRLANYLENPDSALTESQLRKQIRDSRS, from the coding sequence ATGACTGTCGAACAAGCCATTTCTGATATTGCATCACTCCCATTGGAGGAGCAGTTGTTAGTCGTGCAAGCAATTTGGGACCGTATGCCGCAAGACGCCGGTACATCACTGACTAACCAGCAACGCGCTGAACTCGACCGACGCTTGGCGAACTACCTGGAAAATCCCGATTCCGCGCTAACCGAATCGCAGCTACGCAAACAAATCCGTGATTCCCGATCGTGA